The proteins below come from a single Saccharopolyspora sp. SCSIO 74807 genomic window:
- a CDS encoding LLM class F420-dependent oxidoreductase has protein sequence MTESFKLRIFTEPQQGASYDDLLRVAQATEAAGYDAFFRSDHYLKMGSVSGDPGPTDAWVTLGALARETSRVRLGTLMSAGTFRLPGPLAIAAAQVDQMSGGRVEFGLGSGWYEQEHAAYGIPFPALRERFDRYAEQLEIITGLWGTPVGETFDFAGRYYELSDSPALPKPVQSPRPPVLIGGGGKKRTPELAARFADEFNLPFVDVDTAAAQYERVDAACRAIGRDPGEIARSCALVLCVGKDEAEIARRAAAIGRDVAELRTNGLAGTPAEAVDKIGAWRERTGITRLYLQVLDLTDLDHIDLVAAEVARQLG, from the coding sequence GTGACCGAATCATTCAAGCTGCGAATCTTCACCGAGCCCCAGCAGGGGGCGAGCTACGACGACCTGCTGCGGGTGGCCCAGGCCACCGAGGCGGCGGGATACGACGCCTTCTTCCGCTCCGACCACTACTTGAAGATGGGGTCGGTCAGCGGTGACCCGGGCCCGACCGACGCATGGGTGACGCTCGGCGCGCTGGCCCGCGAGACTTCTCGGGTGCGGCTGGGCACGCTGATGTCGGCGGGCACCTTCCGGCTGCCGGGGCCGCTGGCGATCGCGGCCGCGCAGGTCGACCAGATGTCCGGTGGCCGGGTCGAGTTCGGCCTCGGCAGCGGCTGGTACGAGCAGGAGCACGCCGCCTACGGCATCCCGTTCCCGGCGCTGCGGGAGCGGTTCGACCGCTACGCCGAGCAGCTGGAGATCATCACCGGGCTGTGGGGCACCCCGGTGGGCGAGACGTTCGACTTCGCCGGGCGGTACTACGAGCTCAGCGACTCGCCTGCGTTGCCGAAGCCGGTGCAGAGCCCGCGGCCGCCGGTGCTCATCGGCGGCGGGGGCAAGAAGCGCACTCCGGAGTTGGCGGCCCGGTTCGCCGACGAGTTCAACCTGCCGTTCGTGGACGTCGACACGGCCGCCGCGCAGTACGAGCGGGTCGACGCGGCCTGCCGCGCGATCGGCCGGGACCCGGGCGAGATCGCGCGCTCCTGCGCGCTGGTGCTCTGCGTCGGCAAGGACGAGGCGGAGATCGCGCGGCGGGCCGCGGCCATCGGCCGGGACGTGGCCGAACTGCGCACCAACGGGCTGGCGGGCACGCCCGCGGAGGCGGTCGACAAGATCGGCGCCTGGCGGGAGCGCACCGGCATCACCCGGCTGTATCTGCAGGTACTCGACCTGACCGACCTGGACCACATCGACCTGGTCGCCGCCGAGGTCGCCCGGCAGCTGGGCTGA
- the lipA gene encoding lipoyl synthase produces the protein MSVAPEGRKLLRLEVRNSQTPIEKKPSWIKTRARMGPEYQELKGLVKREGLNTVCEEAGCPNIFECWEDREATFLIGGDQCTRRCDFCQIDTGKPAELDTTEPRKVAESVQAMGLRYSTVTGVARDDLDDGGAWLYAETVRRIHDLNPGTGVELLIPDFNAEPDQLAEVFSSRPEVLAHNLETVPSVFKRMRPAFRYDRSLKVLTLAREAGLVTKSNLILGMGESPEEVRPALQDLHDAGCDIITITQYLRPSARHHPVDRWVKPEEFVEHTKAAEEIGFPGVMAGPLVRSSYRAGRLYAKATQHRGMPLPDNLAHLAQAQPAAQEASSLLAR, from the coding sequence GTGAGTGTGGCGCCAGAGGGACGGAAGCTGCTGCGGCTGGAAGTGCGCAACAGCCAGACTCCCATCGAGAAGAAGCCATCGTGGATCAAGACCCGCGCCCGGATGGGTCCGGAGTACCAGGAACTCAAGGGCCTGGTGAAGCGCGAGGGCCTGAACACCGTCTGCGAGGAGGCGGGCTGCCCCAACATCTTCGAGTGCTGGGAGGACCGCGAGGCGACCTTCCTCATCGGCGGTGACCAGTGCACCCGGCGTTGCGACTTCTGCCAGATCGACACCGGCAAGCCCGCCGAGCTGGACACCACCGAGCCGCGCAAGGTCGCCGAGTCGGTGCAGGCGATGGGCCTGCGCTACTCCACGGTGACCGGGGTGGCCCGCGATGATCTCGACGACGGCGGGGCCTGGCTCTACGCCGAGACGGTCCGGCGGATCCACGACCTGAACCCGGGCACCGGCGTCGAGCTGCTGATCCCGGACTTCAACGCGGAACCGGACCAGCTCGCCGAGGTCTTCTCCTCGCGCCCGGAGGTGCTCGCGCACAACCTGGAGACGGTGCCCAGCGTGTTCAAGCGGATGCGCCCGGCGTTCCGCTACGACCGCTCGCTGAAGGTGCTCACGCTGGCCCGCGAGGCCGGGCTGGTGACCAAGTCGAACCTCATCCTCGGCATGGGCGAGTCGCCGGAGGAGGTGCGCCCGGCGCTGCAGGACCTGCACGACGCGGGTTGCGACATCATCACGATCACGCAATACCTGCGGCCCAGCGCCCGGCACCACCCGGTGGACCGCTGGGTCAAGCCGGAGGAGTTCGTCGAGCACACCAAGGCCGCCGAGGAGATCGGCTTCCCCGGCGTGATGGCCGGTCCGCTGGTGCGTTCCAGTTACCGCGCGGGCAGGTTGTACGCGAAGGCGACCCAGCACCGCGGCATGCCGCTGCCGGACAACCTCGCCCACCTGGCGCAGGCGCAGCCCGCCGCGCAGGAGGCCAGCTCCCTGCTCGCCCGCTGA
- the glnA gene encoding type I glutamate--ammonia ligase — MFKNPDEVLRFISDEDVKYIDVRFCDLPGVMQHFTVPAAAFDQDTFTEGLAFDGSSVRGFQSIHESDMLLLPDPYTARVDPYRAEKTLILNFFVHDPFTLEPYSRDPRNIARKAEQYLAESGIADTAFFGAEAEFYIFDSVKFGEGPNKTFAEVDSVEGWWNTGRDEEGGNRGYKTRMKGGYFPVAPYDHFADLRDRISTQLANSGFTVERAHHEVGTGGQAEINYKFNTMLHAADDLQLFKYIVKNTTWEDGRTATFMPKPLFGDNGSGMHSHMSLWKDGAPLFHDEAGYAGLSDTARYYIGGILHHAPSLLAFTNPTINSYHRLVPGYEAPVNLVYSQRNRSACMRIPITGNNPKAKRVEFRCPDPSGNPYLAFAAMMMAGLDGIKNKIEPAEPIDKDLYELPPEEAKGVPQVPDNLAQVIDNLEADHEYLLEGGVFTPDLIETWISLKRETEIDPIRLRPHPHEFALYFDV; from the coding sequence GTGTTCAAGAATCCAGACGAGGTCCTGCGCTTCATCTCCGACGAGGACGTGAAGTACATCGATGTCCGGTTCTGCGATCTGCCGGGCGTCATGCAGCACTTCACGGTCCCCGCCGCGGCCTTCGACCAGGACACCTTCACCGAAGGGCTGGCCTTCGACGGCTCCTCGGTCCGAGGTTTTCAGTCGATCCACGAGTCGGACATGTTGCTGCTGCCCGACCCGTACACCGCCCGCGTCGACCCGTACCGCGCGGAGAAGACGCTGATCCTGAACTTCTTCGTGCACGACCCGTTCACGCTGGAGCCCTACAGCCGCGACCCGCGCAACATCGCGCGCAAGGCCGAGCAGTACCTGGCCGAGTCCGGCATCGCCGACACCGCGTTCTTCGGCGCCGAGGCCGAGTTCTACATCTTCGACTCGGTGAAGTTCGGCGAAGGCCCGAACAAGACCTTCGCCGAGGTCGACTCCGTCGAGGGCTGGTGGAACACCGGGCGCGACGAGGAAGGCGGCAACCGCGGCTACAAGACCCGCATGAAGGGCGGCTACTTCCCGGTCGCGCCGTACGACCACTTCGCGGACCTGCGCGACCGGATCTCCACCCAGCTGGCCAACTCGGGCTTCACCGTCGAGCGGGCGCACCACGAGGTCGGCACCGGCGGCCAGGCCGAGATCAACTACAAGTTCAACACGATGCTGCACGCCGCGGACGACCTGCAGCTGTTCAAGTACATCGTGAAGAACACCACCTGGGAGGACGGCCGCACCGCGACGTTCATGCCCAAGCCGCTGTTCGGTGACAACGGCTCCGGGATGCACAGCCACATGTCGCTGTGGAAGGACGGCGCGCCGCTGTTCCACGACGAGGCCGGCTACGCCGGGCTCTCGGACACCGCGCGGTACTACATCGGCGGCATCCTGCACCACGCGCCGAGCCTGCTGGCGTTCACCAACCCGACGATCAACTCGTACCACCGGCTGGTGCCGGGCTACGAGGCGCCGGTCAACCTGGTGTACTCGCAGCGCAACCGCTCCGCCTGCATGCGCATCCCGATCACCGGCAACAACCCGAAGGCCAAGCGCGTCGAGTTCCGCTGCCCGGACCCGTCCGGCAACCCGTACCTGGCGTTCGCGGCGATGATGATGGCCGGGCTGGACGGCATCAAGAACAAGATCGAGCCCGCCGAGCCCATCGACAAGGACCTCTACGAGCTGCCGCCCGAGGAGGCCAAGGGCGTCCCGCAGGTGCCGGACAACCTGGCGCAGGTCATCGACAACCTCGAGGCCGACCACGAGTACCTGCTCGAAGGCGGTGTGTTCACCCCGGACCTGATCGAGACCTGGATCTCGCTGAAGCGCGAGACCGAGATCGACCCGATCCGGCTGCGTCCGCACCCGCACGAGTTCGCGCTCTACTTCGACGTGTGA
- a CDS encoding TIGR01777 family oxidoreductase produces MRVVIAGSSGLIGTSLVAALRQGGHEVVRLVRRAPEAPDERGWDPAAGQLDDGALAGADAVVNLCGAGLADRRWTPERKELLVSSRVRPTAVLAEAVARQGVPALLNGSAVGYYGDTGQRVVTESTPPGSGFLADLCRQWEAATGPALDAGARVVLLRTGLVIAPSGGLLGQLKPLFSLFLGGRLGDGSQYMPWISLDDEVGALRFAAENREVSGPVNLTGPDPVPNAEFTRALAAALGRPAPWVVPGFALRAALGQVADEAILAGQRAVPEMLEKHGYSFAHPTLGAALSTIT; encoded by the coding sequence ATGCGAGTGGTAATCGCCGGTTCGTCCGGGTTGATCGGCACGAGCCTAGTGGCGGCGCTGCGGCAGGGTGGGCACGAGGTGGTCCGTCTGGTCCGGCGAGCCCCGGAGGCCCCGGACGAGCGCGGCTGGGACCCGGCGGCGGGCCAGTTGGACGACGGTGCGCTGGCGGGCGCGGACGCGGTGGTGAACCTCTGCGGCGCCGGTTTGGCCGATCGTCGCTGGACTCCGGAGCGCAAGGAGCTGCTGGTGTCCTCCAGGGTGCGCCCGACCGCCGTGCTCGCCGAGGCCGTCGCCCGCCAGGGCGTCCCGGCGCTGCTCAACGGCTCCGCGGTGGGCTACTACGGGGACACCGGACAGCGGGTGGTGACCGAGTCGACGCCGCCGGGCTCGGGTTTCCTGGCCGACCTGTGCCGCCAGTGGGAGGCCGCGACCGGTCCGGCGCTGGACGCGGGCGCGCGGGTGGTGCTGCTGCGCACCGGCCTGGTCATCGCGCCGTCGGGTGGGCTGCTGGGCCAGCTCAAGCCGCTGTTCTCGCTGTTCCTGGGAGGCAGGTTGGGCGACGGTTCGCAGTACATGCCGTGGATCTCGCTGGACGACGAGGTGGGCGCGCTGCGGTTCGCCGCCGAGAATCGCGAGGTTTCCGGACCGGTGAACCTGACGGGGCCGGATCCGGTGCCGAACGCGGAGTTCACCCGCGCGCTGGCGGCCGCGCTGGGCCGGCCCGCGCCGTGGGTGGTGCCCGGGTTCGCGCTGCGCGCGGCGCTCGGGCAGGTCGCCGACGAGGCGATCCTCGCCGGTCAGCGCGCGGTGCCGGAGATGCTGGAAAAGCACGGCTACTCCTTCGCGCATCCGACGCTCGGCGCCGCGCTGTCGACCATCACCTGA
- a CDS encoding DUF4191 domain-containing protein, with translation MANQDKAAKKAAAKERRNALRGRISQIFQAFQMQRREDKLLLPLMIGVFLAIAVVVFVIGFFFGMQWAFLPVGIALGVLAAVIVFGRRVQATVYRKADGQPGAAGWALDNLRGNWKVSQAVAGTAQLDAVHRVIGRPGIVLVGEGAQHRVKSLLAQEKKRVSRLVGETPIYEVVIGTEEGQVPLRKLQTHLMKLPRNINSGQVDSLENRLSALASRGNSMPKGPMPQGAKMRNVQRASRRR, from the coding sequence ATGGCCAACCAGGACAAGGCAGCCAAGAAGGCGGCGGCGAAGGAACGGCGCAACGCGCTGCGCGGACGCATCTCGCAGATCTTCCAGGCGTTCCAGATGCAGCGCCGCGAGGACAAGCTGCTGCTGCCGCTGATGATCGGCGTCTTCCTGGCGATCGCGGTCGTGGTGTTCGTGATCGGCTTCTTCTTCGGGATGCAGTGGGCGTTCCTGCCGGTCGGCATCGCGCTCGGCGTGCTCGCGGCCGTGATCGTGTTCGGCCGCCGGGTGCAGGCGACCGTCTACCGCAAGGCCGACGGCCAGCCCGGCGCGGCCGGGTGGGCGCTGGACAACCTGCGCGGCAACTGGAAGGTGTCGCAGGCGGTGGCGGGCACCGCGCAGCTGGACGCGGTGCACCGGGTGATCGGCCGCCCCGGCATCGTGCTGGTCGGCGAGGGCGCGCAGCACCGGGTGAAGTCGCTGCTGGCGCAGGAGAAGAAGCGGGTGTCCCGGCTGGTCGGGGAAACGCCGATCTACGAGGTCGTCATCGGCACCGAGGAGGGCCAGGTCCCGCTGCGCAAGCTGCAGACGCACCTGATGAAGCTGCCGCGCAACATCAACTCCGGCCAGGTCGACTCGCTGGAGAACCGGCTCTCCGCGCTGGCGAGCCGGGGCAATTCGATGCCGAAGGGCCCGATGCCGCAGGGCGCCAAGATGCGCAACGTGCAGCGCGCCTCGCGCCGCCGCTGA
- a CDS encoding TetR/AcrR family transcriptional regulator: MATARPRRLEHTESTRQALVNSAVALFTKKGYGGTSLDEIAKRARVTKGALYHHFSGKQALFEAAFEEVEQRVVRRLSKVLFGSGSTWDAVRAGLDDFIQVCLEPSYQRIVVHEAPAVMGWERWREAEERYTFGVIRQAVQALVEAGEITPLPVDALAHVVFGALSAGASTIAGSAKQKQTSTEVGQVVDRVLRGLRTQ; this comes from the coding sequence ATGGCTACAGCGCGGCCCCGCAGGCTCGAGCACACCGAGAGCACCCGGCAGGCCCTGGTGAATTCCGCCGTCGCGCTGTTCACGAAGAAGGGCTACGGCGGTACCTCGCTGGACGAGATCGCCAAGCGCGCCCGCGTCACCAAGGGCGCGCTCTACCACCACTTCAGCGGCAAGCAGGCGCTGTTCGAGGCGGCCTTCGAGGAGGTCGAGCAGCGCGTCGTGCGGCGGCTGTCGAAGGTGCTGTTCGGCTCCGGCTCCACCTGGGACGCCGTGCGCGCCGGGTTGGACGACTTCATCCAGGTCTGCCTGGAACCCTCGTACCAGCGGATCGTGGTGCACGAGGCGCCCGCGGTGATGGGCTGGGAACGCTGGCGGGAGGCCGAGGAGCGCTACACCTTCGGCGTCATCCGGCAGGCCGTGCAGGCGCTGGTCGAGGCCGGGGAGATCACCCCGCTGCCGGTGGACGCGCTGGCGCACGTGGTGTTCGGGGCGTTGTCGGCGGGCGCGAGCACCATCGCCGGTTCCGCGAAGCAGAAGCAGACCAGCACCGAGGTCGGCCAGGTCGTCGACCGGGTCCTGCGGGGGTTGCGCACGCAGTGA
- the lipB gene encoding lipoyl(octanoyl) transferase LipB gives MSCRASAEPVEVRELGRIDYLEAWDLQRQLSAARAAESGPDTLLLLEHPSVYTAGKRTAPEDRPQDGTPVIDVDRGGKITWHGPGQLVGYPILGLADPIDVVDYVRRLEQGLIRTCERFGVRTGRVEGRSGVWLPAADGLPERKIAAIGIRVQKGVTMHGLELNCNADMGAFGRIVPCGIRDAGVTSLAAEAGRDVPVDEALPWVRQDVLAAVNGELPVVDCDIERAEPSAAGVTLALDPTLR, from the coding sequence ATGTCATGCCGCGCTTCGGCCGAGCCGGTCGAGGTGCGCGAGCTGGGAAGAATCGACTACCTGGAAGCTTGGGACCTGCAGCGGCAGCTGTCCGCAGCGCGCGCCGCGGAGTCCGGTCCGGACACCTTGCTGCTGCTGGAGCATCCGTCGGTCTACACCGCGGGCAAGCGCACCGCCCCGGAGGACCGGCCGCAGGACGGCACGCCGGTGATCGACGTGGACCGCGGCGGCAAGATCACCTGGCACGGTCCCGGCCAGCTGGTGGGCTATCCGATCCTCGGCCTGGCCGATCCGATCGACGTGGTGGATTACGTGCGGCGCCTGGAGCAGGGCCTGATCCGCACCTGCGAGCGCTTCGGCGTGCGCACCGGCCGAGTGGAGGGCCGCAGCGGGGTGTGGCTGCCCGCCGCGGACGGCCTCCCGGAGCGCAAGATCGCCGCGATCGGCATCCGGGTGCAGAAGGGCGTGACCATGCACGGCCTGGAGCTGAACTGCAACGCCGACATGGGCGCGTTCGGCCGGATCGTGCCCTGCGGCATCCGCGATGCCGGGGTGACTTCACTGGCGGCCGAGGCCGGCCGGGACGTGCCCGTCGACGAGGCGCTGCCGTGGGTCCGGCAGGACGTGCTGGCCGCGGTGAACGGCGAGCTGCCGGTGGTGGACTGCGACATCGAGCGCGCCGAGCCGAGCGCGGCCGGGGTGACGCTCGCGCTGGATCCGACGTTGCGCTGA
- a CDS encoding oxidoreductase: MARWTTTDIPEQTGRTVLVTGANSGLGLQSAQVLAARGARVLMACRNAEKGREAQRLVAAHAIAEPELVELDLADLGSVQRAAEDIRKRTGDELDVLMNNAGVMAPPRGSTENGFELQIGTNHLAHAALTWQLMPALRARPGARVVTLSSIAHRGGSLDIDDLNFQRRRYSPSRGYSQSKLANLLFAFELDRRARRAGLDLRSIAAHPGMSGSELALNSLRARSLPDALTSIARPFNDLITQSVAQGALPQLFAATDPAATSGSYYGPDGFAEIRGYPTRAKTTSTAQDTRLAERLWTATEQLTGVDADPR; the protein is encoded by the coding sequence ATGGCGCGATGGACGACGACCGACATCCCCGAGCAGACCGGCCGGACGGTGCTGGTCACCGGCGCGAACTCCGGGCTCGGCCTGCAGAGCGCGCAGGTTCTCGCCGCCCGCGGCGCCCGCGTGCTGATGGCCTGCCGGAACGCCGAGAAGGGCCGCGAAGCCCAGCGGCTGGTCGCCGCGCACGCCATCGCCGAACCCGAGCTGGTGGAACTGGACCTCGCGGATCTCGGCTCCGTGCAGCGCGCCGCCGAGGACATCCGCAAGCGCACCGGTGACGAACTCGACGTGCTGATGAACAACGCCGGCGTGATGGCTCCGCCGCGCGGCAGCACCGAGAACGGCTTCGAGCTGCAGATCGGCACCAACCACCTCGCGCACGCGGCGCTGACCTGGCAGCTGATGCCCGCGCTGCGCGCCCGCCCGGGCGCCCGCGTGGTGACGCTGTCCAGCATCGCCCACCGCGGCGGCTCGCTGGACATCGACGACCTGAACTTCCAGCGCAGGCGCTACTCGCCGAGCCGCGGCTACTCGCAGTCGAAGCTGGCGAACCTGCTGTTCGCCTTCGAGCTCGACCGCCGGGCCCGGCGCGCGGGACTGGACCTGCGCAGCATCGCCGCGCACCCCGGCATGAGCGGTTCCGAACTGGCGTTGAACTCGCTGCGCGCCCGGTCGCTGCCGGATGCGCTGACCAGCATCGCCCGTCCGTTCAACGACCTGATCACCCAGTCGGTCGCGCAGGGGGCGCTGCCCCAGCTGTTCGCCGCGACCGATCCGGCGGCCACCAGCGGCAGCTACTACGGCCCGGACGGGTTCGCCGAGATCCGCGGCTACCCCACCCGCGCGAAGACCACTTCGACGGCGCAGGACACCCGTCTGGCCGAGCGCTTGTGGACCGCTACCGAGCAGCTGACCGGCGTCGACGCCGACCCGCGCTGA
- a CDS encoding RDD family protein, translating into MTEETASGPGVSSVDDERGPDSTQQRRWPGERLGLPESGTGSVAGGGRRLLGFLVDIVLAALVAGLFTVPEPPGNWSLLTWFVITALPVAVFGFTPGMLLAGIWVARLGGANSVGLWRAIVRCALTAFLVPAVIRNRDGRTWLDRLTGTVVVRR; encoded by the coding sequence GTGACCGAAGAGACCGCATCCGGACCCGGAGTGAGCAGCGTGGACGACGAGCGCGGCCCGGACTCGACGCAGCAGCGGCGCTGGCCGGGCGAGCGGCTGGGCCTGCCGGAGAGCGGGACCGGCTCGGTCGCCGGTGGTGGCCGCAGGCTGCTCGGCTTCCTCGTGGACATCGTGCTGGCCGCGCTGGTCGCGGGCCTGTTCACCGTTCCCGAACCGCCCGGCAACTGGAGTCTGCTGACCTGGTTCGTGATCACGGCGCTGCCGGTGGCGGTCTTCGGCTTCACGCCGGGGATGTTGCTGGCCGGTATCTGGGTGGCGCGGCTGGGCGGCGCGAACTCGGTGGGGTTGTGGCGCGCGATCGTGCGGTGCGCGTTGACGGCGTTCCTGGTTCCCGCGGTGATCCGCAACCGGGACGGGCGGACGTGGCTGGATCGGCTCACCGGGACGGTCGTGGTGCGCCGCTGA
- the sucB gene encoding 2-oxoglutarate dehydrogenase, E2 component, dihydrolipoamide succinyltransferase, which produces MSFSVQMPALGESVSEGTITRWLKQIGDTVEVDEPLLEVSTDKVDTEIPSPSAGVLQQIVAQEDDTVEVGAQLAVIGDSAAGGESAPAQEAPQQEAPQQAAPQQQAPQQEAAQPSAQQEQPAAPSSGGSAQGTDVPMPALGESVSEGTITRWLKQIGDTVEVDEPLLEVSTDKVDTEIPSPVAGTLLEIAAGEDDTVEVGAKLAVVGEQGAAPAQPAAATQPEPTPAPAAEASVPAQQQAPEPQPEPEPEPAPQAQQAAPAQQQAQPQQAQPAAQQPAAQQQPAQQQPAGQAPSGSTPYVTPLVRKLANQHGIDLSTIQGSGVGGRIRKQDVQAAVDAAKSRNGAPAAEQAPAAAAPSAPAPRTEPSEEAQALRGTTQKMSRLRQVLASRMVESLQTAAQLTTVIEVDVTRIARLRQKAKDSFEASEGIKLSFLPFFAKASVEALKLHPKLNASIDEENKEITYHGSEHLSIAVDTSRGLLSPVIHDAGDLNLGGLARKISDVAERTRSNKIKPDELSGGTFTLTNTGSRGALFDTPILNPPQVGMLGTGTVVKRPVVVSDENGGDTIAIRSMVYLALSYDHRLVDGADAARFLNTIKQRLEDGAFEADLGI; this is translated from the coding sequence ATGTCCTTCTCCGTCCAGATGCCCGCGCTAGGAGAGAGCGTCAGCGAGGGCACGATCACCCGGTGGCTCAAGCAGATCGGCGACACCGTCGAGGTCGACGAACCGCTGCTGGAAGTCTCCACCGACAAGGTCGACACCGAGATCCCGTCCCCGAGCGCAGGCGTGTTGCAGCAGATCGTCGCGCAGGAGGACGACACGGTCGAGGTCGGCGCCCAGCTCGCCGTGATCGGTGACAGCGCTGCGGGCGGGGAGTCCGCCCCGGCGCAGGAGGCACCCCAGCAGGAAGCTCCCCAGCAGGCAGCGCCGCAGCAACAAGCGCCGCAGCAGGAAGCAGCGCAGCCGTCCGCGCAGCAGGAGCAGCCCGCCGCGCCGTCCTCGGGCGGTTCGGCGCAGGGCACCGACGTGCCGATGCCGGCGCTCGGCGAGAGCGTCAGCGAGGGCACGATCACCCGGTGGCTCAAGCAGATCGGCGACACCGTCGAGGTCGACGAACCGCTGCTGGAAGTCTCCACCGACAAGGTCGACACCGAGATCCCGTCGCCGGTGGCAGGCACGCTGCTGGAGATCGCGGCGGGCGAGGACGACACGGTCGAGGTCGGCGCGAAGCTGGCCGTGGTCGGTGAGCAGGGCGCCGCCCCGGCGCAGCCCGCGGCCGCCACGCAGCCGGAGCCGACTCCCGCGCCGGCCGCGGAAGCGTCGGTGCCCGCTCAGCAGCAGGCCCCGGAGCCGCAGCCGGAACCGGAGCCGGAGCCCGCGCCGCAGGCCCAGCAAGCCGCGCCCGCCCAGCAGCAGGCCCAGCCGCAGCAGGCCCAGCCCGCGGCCCAGCAGCCAGCCGCGCAGCAGCAGCCCGCTCAGCAGCAGCCAGCCGGTCAGGCCCCGTCCGGCAGCACGCCGTACGTGACCCCGCTGGTGCGCAAGCTGGCCAACCAGCACGGCATCGACCTGTCCACGATCCAGGGCAGCGGGGTCGGCGGCCGCATCCGCAAGCAGGACGTGCAGGCCGCGGTGGACGCCGCGAAGTCGCGCAACGGCGCCCCGGCCGCCGAGCAGGCCCCGGCGGCGGCCGCGCCGAGCGCTCCGGCCCCGCGCACCGAGCCGTCCGAGGAGGCTCAGGCGCTGCGCGGCACGACGCAGAAGATGTCCCGGCTGCGCCAGGTGCTGGCCAGCCGCATGGTCGAGTCGCTGCAGACGGCCGCGCAGCTGACCACGGTGATCGAGGTCGACGTGACCCGCATCGCGCGGCTGCGGCAGAAGGCCAAGGACTCCTTCGAGGCTTCCGAAGGGATCAAGCTGTCCTTCCTGCCGTTCTTCGCGAAGGCGTCGGTGGAAGCGCTGAAGCTGCACCCGAAGCTGAACGCCTCCATCGACGAGGAGAACAAGGAGATCACCTACCACGGCTCGGAGCACCTCTCGATCGCCGTGGACACCTCGCGCGGGCTGCTCTCGCCGGTGATCCACGACGCCGGTGATCTGAACCTGGGCGGGCTGGCCCGCAAGATCTCCGACGTCGCCGAGCGCACCCGGAGCAACAAGATCAAGCCGGACGAGCTCTCCGGCGGCACGTTCACGCTGACCAACACCGGCAGCCGCGGCGCGCTGTTCGACACCCCGATCCTGAACCCGCCGCAGGTGGGCATGCTGGGCACCGGGACGGTCGTGAAGCGGCCCGTGGTGGTCTCCGACGAGAACGGCGGGGACACCATCGCGATCCGTTCGATGGTGTACCTGGCGCTGTCCTACGACCACCGGCTGGTCGACGGCGCGGACGCCGCGCGGTTCCTCAACACGATCAAGCAGCGGCTGGAGGACGGCGCGTTCGAGGCCGATCTGGGCATCTGA